The Mercenaria mercenaria strain notata chromosome 8, MADL_Memer_1, whole genome shotgun sequence genome has a segment encoding these proteins:
- the LOC128559140 gene encoding uncharacterized protein LOC128559140, with translation MLKKGLVIGKLIEAILRDRISLDVSRNQNIFQRGFTKNSSPLNAAFIIEELYRESKDSKTELNLILLDAKSAFDVVDHQHLLRRLYHMGVSDLHWNILESFHKDSVSSIKWRGRISSEFHVQQGVRQGGVLSTDLYKIYVNPLLNRLQDANIGSTIGGVRCSARACADDICLCAEAASDSQELLNIAVEFANMERYLLQPAKSVHIRIHHQRRTKHQQSLFMNDSKLSSVKKSLHLGIIRTDSVLNNQRENVEENVKKARRKAYSLFGSGYKGQTGLDVSTVVYLYKTYIVPVLLYGMEILLPPVNLVHKLETFQRKLVKEILRLPDNTANPAIQVITGLPVEAQIHLRALTFLHTIASQEDSSAEKQIMYRQLQVKSVESSSWFIAIQHILWRYDLGTIQQLIEYLPTKQQWKGQIHGAVNKYWISSRCILHLIFLRMTLLYRGELFHW, from the coding sequence ATGCTAAAAAAGGGGTTAGTTATTGGAAAGTTAATTGAGGCTATACTGAGAGACAGAATTTCATTGGATGTGAGTcgtaatcaaaatatatttcaacgaGGTTTTACTAAAAATTCATCGCCTCTGAACGCAGCATTTATTATAGAGGAACTCTACCGTGAAAGTAAAGACAGTAAAACTGAATTAAATTTAATACTATTAGATGCTAAATCAGCTTTCGACGTAGTTGATCATCAACATTTGCTTAGACGATTGTATCATATGGGTGTTTCTGACCTGCACTGGAATATACTTGAAAGCTTCCACAAAGACTCTGTTAGTTCAATTAAGTGGAGGGGGCGTATATCTTCAGAATTTCATGTGCAACAGGGGGTTAGACAGGGTGGAGTCTTGAGCacagatttgtacaaaatttacgTTAACCCACTGCTGAACAGACTTCAAGATGCCAACATAGGGTCAACAATAGGTGGAGTAAGATGTTCGGCTAGAGCATGTGCAGACGATATTTGCCTGTGTGCCGAGGCAGCGTCAGACTCTCAAGAACTCCTGAATATTGCAGTAGAATTCGCAAACATGGAACGCTATCTGTTACAACCTGCTAAAAGTGTACATATACGGATTCATCATCAGCGTAGAACGAAACATCAACAGTCACTATTTATGAACGACTCTAAACTTTCATCagtaaaaaaatcactgcatCTGGGTATTATACGTACTGACTCTGTGTTAAATAATCAGAGAGAGAATGttgaagaaaatgtaaaaaaagcaaGACGCAAAGCTTATAGTTTATTTGGAAGTGGATATAAAGGACAAACTGGTCTCGATGTTTCAACCGTGGTTTAtctatataaaacatacattgtcCCCGTTCTGTTGTATGGTATGGAAATTCTTCTGCCACCGGTAAATCTGGTGCATAAGCTAGAGACATTTCAGAGAAAGTTGGTAAAAGAAATCCTGAGGCTACCTGACAATACAGCGAACCCAGCTATCCAAGTTATTACAGGGCTACCAGTAGAAGCTCAAATACATCTTCGCGCCTTAACATTTCTCCATACCATCGCGTCTCAAGAAGACAGTAGTGctgaaaaacaaattatgtatAGACAACTTCAAGTTAAATCAGTAGAAAGCTCTTCATGGTTTATAGCAATTCAGCATATTTTGTGGCGGTATGATCTTGGAACAATACAACAATTGATCGAATATTTACCGACAAAACAACAGTGGAAGGGGCAGATACATGGTGCTGTTAACAAATACTGGATTAGCAGCCGCTGTATACTACACTTAATTTTCTTAAGGATGACACTTTTGTACCGGGGCGAGTTATTCCATTGGTAG